One Synechocystis sp. LKSZ1 genomic window, CGTCAAATTATTGAGGCCCACGGCGGCCAGATTGGCGTCGAGAGTCAACCGGGCCAGGGAACGACTTTTTGGTTTACTCTGCCTCTGGCGGAGTAAAATCAGGCTCCTCGCGTAATATCCTGAGTAAACTTGCTTGCATTGGCTGGGATGTTTAGGTATCCCAGGGAGTACTATGTCCACGGAACTTCAAGACCGCCTTGCCCTAGCCCATCGCTTAGCGGATCTGGCCGGCACTGTCCTGCGCCAGTATTTTCGTCAACCCTACTTGCCCGCTGAAACCAAAGGGGAAGAAGTGTCTGCCATCGTTACCCTAGCGGATCAAGAAGCCGAAGATGCGATGGTGGCCGCCATTCGAGAGCAATTTCCTTTGGATGGTATCATCCGCGAAGAAGGGGCCGATTACCCGAGCCAGAGTGGTTACGCCTGGGTGCTAGACCCCATTGATGGGACGTCGGCCTTTGTCCGGGGCCTGCCGACCTTTGGTATTTTAATTGGCCTGGTGGATAGTCTCGGAACCCCCCTCCTGGGAATTGCCGATCAACCCATTCTTGGCGAACGCTGGCAGGGCCTGTGGGGAGAAACCAGTTTCTATCAAGGCCAACCCATCCAGAATCCCTACGGCCATTCGTCTCCGCTGGCCCTCGACCAGACCTGTTTGGCCAGTACCACGCCCTTAATGTTCACGACGCCCCGGCAACGGGCCATTGCGGCCCATCTCCAAAACACTTGTCGGCGCACCGCCTTTGGCGGGGATTGCTACAA contains:
- a CDS encoding inositol monophosphatase family protein, with the translated sequence MSTELQDRLALAHRLADLAGTVLRQYFRQPYLPAETKGEEVSAIVTLADQEAEDAMVAAIREQFPLDGIIREEGADYPSQSGYAWVLDPIDGTSAFVRGLPTFGILIGLVDSLGTPLLGIADQPILGERWQGLWGETSFYQGQPIQNPYGHSSPLALDQTCLASTTPLMFTTPRQRAIAAHLQNTCRRTAFGGDCYNYLCLAAGKTAMPLLILEADMKYYDFCALIPILQGAGASITDWAGRPLTPYSTEILAASNPSLHQLALQAIARCPASQGPDDD